In Paraburkholderia terrae, a genomic segment contains:
- a CDS encoding efflux RND transporter permease subunit, producing MKLTHFFIEHPRFAAVINIFVVLIGLATMVSLPVAQYPNIVPPTVQITATYPGASAETIARTVATPLEQSVNGVENMDYITSQSTGNGQLTTTVIFKVGTDPNLALMLTRNRVQDTLSRLPQEVQLQGVQVKKTIQALLLGVHVYSPDGSRSAEYMSNYMLHVRDEIARLPGVADFWMLGDRQYAMRIWIDPDKAASYNISASEILAAIRAQNAQVSAGVLNQPPVASSQAYQINVEALGRLSTPEQFGDIIVKSDPQGRVTRIRDIGRVELGSVDYGSKAYADKYVSTPWWVIATPGANVVQVEHAVWDKMAELKKKFPPGMDYINIYDPTTFVSHSIEEVIETIVIAILLVVAVVYVFLQNWRATLIPVVAIPVSLIGTFTILSLFGASINNLSLFGLVLAVGIVVDDAIVVVENVERNMALGMSPREAAHQTMNEVSTALIAIALTLCAVFGPAALMSGITGLFFKQFAITIAASTVISCFVSLTLSPALCAVLLKPHDPETLHGESHGFGRLHHAIFGRFNAAFDWLSSRYGKLTGRFVRATTVMLIVYVGLIGATALQMSRMSTGFIPDQDIGYQAVIVMLPPGSSLERTDKVVREVNDIILKTPGIEHTSPTTGFDVTTSTVAPNVGTIFTALPSLYGKHIPGVTAATMLVKLRARLAGIKDAVVIVINPPAVQGLGAAGGFKMMLEDRGGLGPQALANAANTLVAAANKDKTFGGVFTLYNAGAPSVYADIDRLKAEKVGLTPTDVFSTLQLYIGTQYVNDFNYLGRTYQVLVQGDQAFRKTAEDISRLKVRNASGEMVPIGTVATFKNTTEPYRVPRYNLYPAAEIMGAAAPGIASGDAMKRMEELAEQVLPNGVTFEWTDLAHQQEQQSTSPLMIFAASALFVFLVLAAQYESWKTPLAIVLIVPMCLLASAIGLDIRGMPIDILAQIGFVVLVGLAAKNAILIVEFAKQRQDEDGVGPEDAAVHSAHVRLRPILMTSFAFIAGVAPLAVATGAGSEMRQSLGTTVFFGMLGVTIFGLVFTPAFYTFVRKLGVRDISPLSRKLGSGDAK from the coding sequence ATGAAGCTGACTCACTTCTTCATTGAGCATCCGCGCTTTGCAGCGGTGATCAATATTTTCGTGGTTCTGATTGGCCTGGCGACCATGGTGTCCCTGCCGGTCGCACAGTACCCGAACATTGTGCCGCCAACCGTTCAGATAACGGCCACGTATCCGGGGGCGTCCGCTGAAACCATCGCTCGCACTGTAGCGACGCCGCTCGAGCAGTCTGTCAACGGCGTTGAGAATATGGACTACATCACTAGCCAGTCGACGGGCAATGGTCAGCTCACGACCACGGTGATCTTCAAGGTCGGTACGGATCCGAACCTCGCGCTGATGCTTACCCGTAACCGTGTGCAGGACACGCTTTCACGGTTGCCGCAGGAAGTCCAGCTGCAGGGTGTGCAGGTCAAGAAGACCATTCAGGCGCTGCTTCTGGGTGTTCACGTCTATTCGCCGGATGGGTCGCGTAGCGCTGAATATATGTCGAACTACATGCTACATGTGCGAGATGAGATCGCGCGCCTTCCAGGTGTTGCAGATTTCTGGATGCTGGGCGACCGGCAGTATGCGATGCGGATCTGGATCGACCCAGACAAGGCTGCCTCGTACAACATCAGCGCCAGCGAGATCTTGGCTGCGATTCGTGCCCAGAATGCCCAGGTTTCGGCGGGTGTCCTGAACCAGCCCCCGGTTGCCAGCAGTCAGGCCTATCAGATCAACGTCGAGGCCCTCGGTCGACTGTCCACGCCTGAGCAGTTCGGCGACATCATCGTGAAATCGGATCCGCAGGGACGTGTCACCCGAATCCGCGACATCGGCCGCGTCGAGCTGGGTTCAGTGGACTATGGTTCCAAGGCATATGCCGACAAGTATGTGTCGACACCCTGGTGGGTCATCGCCACGCCCGGTGCGAACGTCGTGCAGGTTGAGCATGCCGTATGGGACAAGATGGCGGAGCTGAAGAAGAAGTTCCCGCCGGGGATGGACTACATCAACATCTATGACCCGACTACGTTTGTCAGCCATTCGATCGAGGAAGTGATCGAGACGATTGTCATCGCCATTCTGCTTGTGGTCGCTGTGGTGTATGTGTTCCTCCAGAACTGGCGCGCGACACTTATCCCTGTTGTCGCCATCCCTGTGTCGCTCATCGGGACGTTCACTATCCTTTCGCTCTTCGGTGCGTCCATCAATAACCTCTCTCTGTTCGGTCTGGTCCTGGCAGTGGGGATTGTTGTGGACGATGCAATCGTCGTGGTCGAAAACGTCGAACGGAACATGGCGCTTGGCATGTCTCCACGCGAAGCCGCGCACCAGACGATGAACGAGGTGTCGACAGCGCTCATCGCCATCGCGCTCACCCTCTGCGCGGTGTTTGGCCCGGCAGCCCTCATGTCCGGTATCACAGGGCTTTTCTTCAAGCAGTTCGCCATCACCATCGCAGCGTCCACTGTGATTTCGTGCTTCGTCTCTCTGACGCTGAGCCCTGCCCTGTGTGCAGTTCTGCTGAAGCCGCATGACCCCGAGACACTCCATGGTGAATCACACGGGTTCGGCCGCCTTCATCATGCTATCTTCGGTCGGTTTAACGCCGCGTTTGACTGGCTTTCGTCGCGCTACGGCAAGCTGACCGGCCGCTTCGTGCGTGCAACGACGGTCATGCTGATCGTCTATGTCGGGCTGATCGGCGCGACCGCGCTCCAAATGTCGAGAATGTCGACTGGCTTCATTCCTGACCAGGACATCGGTTATCAGGCAGTCATCGTCATGTTGCCGCCAGGATCCAGTCTTGAACGTACAGATAAGGTTGTTCGGGAGGTAAACGATATCATCCTCAAAACGCCTGGTATCGAACACACTTCGCCGACCACTGGTTTTGACGTAACGACCAGTACCGTCGCGCCCAACGTCGGGACGATCTTTACGGCCTTGCCCTCGCTGTACGGCAAGCACATCCCTGGTGTGACCGCTGCGACCATGCTGGTGAAGCTGCGGGCACGTCTCGCCGGCATCAAGGACGCCGTTGTCATCGTTATCAACCCGCCAGCCGTCCAAGGTCTCGGGGCCGCTGGTGGCTTCAAAATGATGCTGGAAGATCGCGGCGGTCTCGGACCTCAGGCACTTGCGAATGCAGCAAACACTCTCGTAGCCGCTGCTAACAAGGATAAGACCTTTGGCGGAGTGTTCACGCTCTACAACGCAGGCGCACCTTCGGTCTACGCCGATATCGACCGGCTTAAGGCCGAAAAGGTCGGCCTAACCCCCACTGATGTGTTTTCGACTTTGCAGCTCTATATCGGCACGCAGTATGTGAACGATTTCAACTACCTGGGCCGTACCTACCAGGTGCTGGTCCAAGGAGACCAGGCGTTCCGGAAGACGGCTGAAGACATTTCAAGACTCAAAGTACGGAACGCCTCTGGTGAGATGGTGCCAATCGGAACGGTGGCGACGTTCAAGAACACCACTGAACCGTACCGCGTGCCACGCTATAACCTCTATCCGGCGGCAGAAATCATGGGCGCGGCTGCACCCGGAATTGCTTCGGGTGACGCAATGAAGCGTATGGAGGAACTTGCCGAACAGGTTCTCCCGAACGGTGTCACGTTTGAATGGACGGACCTTGCCCACCAGCAGGAGCAACAAAGCACGTCTCCGCTGATGATCTTTGCAGCTTCGGCGCTATTCGTGTTCCTCGTGCTTGCAGCCCAATACGAAAGCTGGAAGACGCCGCTGGCCATCGTGCTGATTGTCCCGATGTGTCTGCTGGCATCAGCGATCGGTCTGGATATTCGAGGCATGCCTATCGACATTCTTGCGCAGATCGGATTCGTCGTGCTTGTCGGGCTCGCGGCGAAGAACGCAATCCTGATCGTGGAATTCGCGAAGCAACGGCAAGACGAGGACGGCGTTGGCCCCGAGGATGCGGCTGTGCATTCAGCACATGTGCGGTTGCGCCCGATTCTTATGACCTCGTTCGCCTTTATCGCTGGTGTGGCGCCACTCGCAGTTGCAACCGGCGCAGGTTCGGAGATGCGGCAATCGCTCGGAACGACTGTGTTCTTCGGCATGCTCGGTGTGACCATCTTTGGCCTTGTCTTTACTCCGGCGTTCTATACCTTTGTCCGCAAGCTCGGTGTCAGGGACATTTCCCCTCTGTCCCGCAAGCTTGGTAGCGGAGACGCAAAATGA
- a CDS encoding DUF1109 domain-containing protein, protein MRTEELVNLLSTGSEPVERGQSTRRLATSMPLALFGAYLLMHIVFGLRHDLSSAMATGLFWAKLALPVCIALGALLATTRLSHPGANVGSAWLVLSLPVTGVWLAGALIVATAPEQDRVSLILGMSWRSCPFNILLLSVPAFFVIFIAVKSLAPTRLSLAGASAGLLSGSVATIAYCFHCPEMSPAFWGIWYVLGMSLVAVVGAIAGPRLLRW, encoded by the coding sequence ATGAGGACTGAGGAGCTTGTCAATCTACTTTCGACGGGATCGGAACCGGTAGAACGAGGGCAGTCTACGCGCCGGCTTGCCACATCCATGCCTCTCGCGCTGTTCGGTGCATATCTATTGATGCACATCGTGTTCGGGCTCCGACATGACCTATCGAGCGCAATGGCAACGGGGCTCTTCTGGGCAAAGCTGGCTCTTCCCGTTTGCATCGCGCTCGGAGCGCTTCTCGCTACAACCCGCCTCTCACATCCCGGAGCGAACGTCGGCTCCGCGTGGTTGGTCCTGAGCTTACCCGTCACCGGCGTGTGGCTCGCCGGCGCCCTGATTGTCGCGACGGCTCCAGAGCAGGATCGTGTGTCCCTCATCCTGGGGATGTCATGGCGATCCTGCCCATTTAACATTCTGCTGTTGTCGGTGCCTGCGTTTTTCGTGATCTTTATAGCTGTGAAGAGTCTGGCACCGACCCGCCTCAGCCTTGCAGGTGCGTCTGCCGGATTGCTGTCCGGCTCAGTCGCAACTATCGCGTACTGCTTTCATTGTCCGGAGATGAGTCCAGCTTTCTGGGGCATCTGGTACGTGCTCGGGATGAGCCTGGTTGCTGTAGTCGGAGCTATAGCTGGTCCTCGACTGCTCCGTTGGTAG
- a CDS encoding sigma-70 family RNA polymerase sigma factor yields the protein MYNAEDRLRATFTSGLNGDAGAYREFLADLTRLLRGYIRKRIPQMHDDVEDIVQEILLAVHNARHTYRTDEPLTAWVHAIARYKLMDFFRARARRGSLTESIDDYIDIFAAPDDEPGEARRDIGKLLDHLPDKQKLSIMHVKLHGLSVAEAARLTGLSESAVKVSVHRGLKALAAKVRGMA from the coding sequence TTGTATAATGCAGAGGACCGGCTGCGGGCCACCTTCACGTCTGGTCTCAATGGTGACGCGGGCGCTTATCGCGAGTTTCTTGCGGATCTGACACGACTCCTTCGAGGCTACATCCGGAAGCGCATCCCGCAGATGCACGATGACGTCGAAGATATCGTTCAGGAAATACTGCTGGCCGTGCACAACGCGCGTCACACCTATAGGACGGACGAACCACTGACTGCCTGGGTCCATGCGATCGCGCGCTACAAGCTTATGGACTTCTTCCGGGCGCGTGCTCGCAGAGGCTCCCTGACGGAATCGATTGACGATTACATCGACATCTTTGCGGCTCCTGATGACGAGCCCGGGGAGGCACGGCGAGATATCGGGAAACTACTCGACCATCTTCCTGACAAACAAAAACTGTCCATCATGCACGTAAAGCTACATGGCCTGTCTGTAGCAGAGGCCGCGCGACTGACCGGCCTGTCGGAATCTGCTGTCAAAGTCAGCGTCCATCGCGGCTTGAAAGCGCTAGCCGCCAAAGTAAGGGGCATGGCATGA
- a CDS encoding MarR family winged helix-turn-helix transcriptional regulator, whose translation MIVDRRLRPHPAGYKFSEQIGHLLRRAYQRHLAIFQQAMPDTQITAAQLVTLCALRDLGASSLNEIVKFTAIDQATIRGIIERLKVRRLVDVAADPWDGRKVVVTNTAAGEELVDQITPFGFKISEETFGALNPAERVALVFLLRKMIETD comes from the coding sequence ATAATCGTGGACCGTAGACTGCGACCCCATCCGGCTGGGTACAAATTTTCGGAGCAGATAGGACATCTGCTGCGGCGAGCTTATCAACGGCATCTCGCAATATTCCAGCAAGCAATGCCGGATACACAGATTACCGCCGCTCAACTTGTGACACTTTGTGCACTTCGAGATCTGGGGGCGAGTTCTCTCAATGAGATAGTGAAGTTTACTGCTATCGATCAGGCCACCATACGCGGCATTATCGAGCGGTTGAAGGTGCGAAGGCTGGTCGACGTTGCGGCCGACCCATGGGACGGCAGAAAAGTCGTGGTGACCAATACGGCTGCGGGCGAAGAACTCGTAGACCAGATTACTCCGTTTGGCTTCAAAATTTCGGAAGAGACGTTCGGCGCGTTGAATCCAGCAGAGCGAGTGGCGTTGGTGTTTTTGTTGCGTAAGATGATTGAAACAGACTAA
- a CDS encoding acyloxyacyl hydrolase yields the protein MQSRDSITYKLRCAGLSILLPLTLLLSSPVALANSWGVQIAGGVADHHVKKADVGVVWDPDWTWWEISGWHFAFVAEGHIAYWHSNEGNVHDNIFEFGATPVIRFVRSSGNVRPFVEAGIGVRLLSHPSISETYTLSSAFQFADMVGIGVQFGSKQQFQSGFRFQHLSNASIKEPNPGINFSQIYLQYNF from the coding sequence ATGCAGTCTCGCGATTCGATTACTTACAAGCTTCGTTGCGCGGGGCTATCGATCTTACTCCCTTTGACCTTGCTGCTATCGTCACCTGTCGCGCTAGCCAATTCGTGGGGCGTCCAGATCGCCGGTGGCGTGGCTGACCATCACGTAAAGAAGGCCGATGTAGGTGTCGTTTGGGATCCAGACTGGACATGGTGGGAAATTAGCGGATGGCATTTCGCCTTTGTCGCTGAAGGCCATATTGCTTACTGGCATTCGAACGAAGGTAACGTTCACGACAACATCTTTGAATTCGGAGCAACACCAGTGATTCGATTCGTGAGGAGCTCCGGCAACGTCCGTCCATTCGTGGAAGCTGGTATTGGCGTGCGTCTCCTTTCACATCCAAGCATTTCAGAGACATACACCTTGTCGAGCGCCTTCCAGTTCGCCGATATGGTCGGCATCGGGGTCCAGTTTGGCTCGAAACAGCAGTTTCAGAGCGGGTTCAGGTTCCAGCATTTGTCCAATGCCAGCATCAAGGAACCGAACCCCGGTATCAACTTCAGCCAGATCTATTTGCAATACAATTTTTGA
- a CDS encoding efflux RND transporter periplasmic adaptor subunit, producing MNDRLNESEVGVIAPGKSATPGSRRWIVRVVAIAILAGAVATAYRLHGSHSAPASAPPPTAVAVSAPLQRDLEGRIGFLGQFSAVNRVELRAQVGGTLTQIHFKDGDIVHKGDLLFEIDPEPYEIKLSEATAALASANARLALATRELARAQELQRADAGTVQNVDQKVAEQHAAEAAVENGKALVRDAKFDLDRCRISAPFTGRIGTHLVSTGNLIAGSRAATSPTTLLATIVSLDPIYLDFDMSENDYLAFQRAREKEKGALPNSVKISLGDEKDFNRQGTLNFVDNALDRSSGTIHARAIVPNSDLFLTPGGFARVRLTVSAPQPTLLVPDAAVLADQSQHMVYVLGPDDVATPRQVEVGELRGGLRVIRSGLAATDKVIIDGIPSIRPGAKVSPHAGSVQFVSEQAEVGAKS from the coding sequence ATGAATGACCGTTTGAACGAATCTGAGGTCGGGGTCATCGCACCCGGCAAGTCCGCTACACCTGGCAGCAGGCGCTGGATTGTCAGGGTAGTTGCAATCGCGATTCTTGCGGGAGCAGTAGCCACGGCGTACCGGCTGCACGGGTCGCACTCGGCGCCCGCGAGCGCGCCACCGCCGACAGCAGTCGCGGTCAGTGCTCCCTTACAGCGAGATCTTGAAGGGCGAATCGGCTTTCTGGGCCAGTTCTCAGCGGTTAATCGTGTAGAACTACGAGCCCAGGTGGGCGGCACTCTCACCCAGATCCATTTCAAAGACGGAGACATCGTCCATAAGGGAGATCTTCTCTTTGAAATCGACCCCGAACCCTACGAAATCAAGTTAAGCGAGGCTACTGCTGCGCTCGCGTCCGCGAATGCCCGGTTGGCACTTGCTACACGTGAATTGGCTCGAGCCCAGGAACTGCAGCGTGCGGACGCCGGTACCGTCCAGAATGTCGATCAGAAGGTCGCCGAACAGCATGCTGCCGAAGCGGCGGTTGAAAACGGTAAAGCACTAGTTCGAGACGCGAAGTTCGACCTCGATCGCTGCCGGATCTCGGCCCCCTTCACCGGACGAATCGGCACTCACCTGGTCTCGACGGGCAACCTCATCGCGGGGAGCCGCGCTGCCACGAGTCCGACGACCCTGCTCGCAACAATCGTCTCGCTCGATCCCATCTACCTGGACTTCGACATGAGCGAAAACGATTATCTGGCGTTTCAGCGAGCGCGTGAGAAAGAGAAAGGCGCCCTGCCCAACAGCGTGAAAATCTCTCTCGGTGATGAGAAGGACTTCAATCGACAAGGGACGCTGAATTTTGTTGACAATGCGCTGGACCGCTCGAGCGGGACAATCCATGCACGCGCGATTGTTCCCAACAGCGATCTCTTTCTGACGCCGGGCGGATTTGCACGTGTCCGTTTGACCGTTTCCGCCCCGCAGCCGACGTTGCTCGTACCCGATGCCGCCGTGCTTGCCGACCAGTCGCAGCACATGGTGTATGTCTTGGGACCCGATGATGTTGCTACTCCGAGGCAGGTTGAAGTAGGCGAGCTTCGCGGCGGCCTGCGCGTTATCCGGTCAGGCCTTGCCGCAACCGACAAGGTGATCATCGACGGCATTCCCTCCATCAGGCCGGGGGCAAAGGTGTCGCCGCACGCTGGATCCGTTCAATTCGTGTCCGAACAAGCTGAGGTCGGAGCAAAGTCATGA
- a CDS encoding alkene reductase, whose translation MSKLFSHVKVGPYELSHRVVLAPLSRLRADDGANPSPLMAEYYGQRASEGGLLIAESAAALIDGNGYLGSPGLYDDSQVEGWRVVTDVVHAKGGRIFAQIYHAGRQSHLDLRPNGDQPIGPSEVPHSSMAHTANGWVPATPNRALEAHEFPAIVEGFRAAAKRAFAAGFDGVELHGANGYLLDQFLQDGTNKRSDSYGGSFENRARLLFEVAHAAISVWGSDRVAVRLSPSSGFGEMSDSDPNALFAYVVQQLTKLGLAYLHLIEPRWLAEKGMPEQQPVVTRELRKHFSGVIIAAGGFDGASAEAIINVGDADLVAFGRHFVANPDLPKRLRRNLPLNEYDRSTFYGGSEFGYTDYPFHDDEPEAVA comes from the coding sequence ATGTCCAAGCTCTTTTCGCACGTTAAAGTGGGGCCGTATGAGCTTTCCCACCGCGTCGTGCTTGCCCCATTGTCCCGACTCCGTGCGGATGATGGCGCGAACCCGAGCCCGCTGATGGCTGAATATTACGGCCAGCGTGCATCAGAAGGCGGGCTGCTCATTGCTGAGTCGGCAGCGGCACTCATAGACGGCAACGGGTATCTTGGCTCCCCGGGCTTGTATGACGACAGCCAGGTCGAGGGCTGGAGGGTTGTGACGGATGTAGTACATGCGAAAGGTGGCAGGATTTTCGCCCAGATTTACCATGCGGGACGCCAGTCGCATCTGGACTTGCGGCCCAATGGCGACCAGCCGATCGGCCCATCGGAGGTTCCGCACAGCAGCATGGCTCACACGGCGAATGGGTGGGTACCTGCAACTCCCAATCGCGCGCTCGAAGCACATGAATTCCCTGCGATCGTCGAAGGCTTTCGCGCCGCCGCAAAGCGTGCGTTTGCTGCAGGCTTCGACGGCGTTGAACTTCACGGCGCCAACGGCTATCTCCTCGACCAGTTCCTTCAGGACGGGACCAACAAACGGTCCGATAGCTACGGCGGCTCGTTTGAAAATCGCGCACGGCTACTTTTTGAGGTTGCACACGCAGCTATTTCGGTATGGGGTAGCGACCGGGTAGCTGTCCGACTCAGCCCCAGCAGCGGGTTTGGTGAGATGTCGGATAGCGATCCGAACGCTCTGTTCGCATATGTGGTGCAGCAACTCACAAAACTCGGTCTCGCGTATCTGCACCTGATCGAACCTCGCTGGCTTGCTGAAAAGGGAATGCCCGAACAGCAACCGGTAGTAACCCGCGAGCTTCGGAAGCACTTTTCTGGCGTAATCATCGCTGCCGGTGGTTTCGATGGGGCATCAGCAGAAGCCATCATCAACGTGGGAGATGCGGATCTGGTTGCCTTTGGGCGCCACTTCGTAGCAAACCCGGACCTTCCGAAGCGCCTCCGCCGTAACCTGCCTTTGAACGAGTACGACCGCTCGACATTTTATGGTGGCTCGGAGTTCGGTTACACGGACTATCCGTTTCATGATGACGAGCCGGAGGCCGTTGCGTGA
- a CDS encoding efflux transporter outer membrane subunit, with protein sequence MNRFLTRTSKAVVSSMIVAAALAGCAVGPDYVAPKTELAPFHNTEAVANRQTTLAAPRLDSWWTGFNDPMLEKVVQRALDQNLSLQAAIARVAQARAAAQAAGAQLLPTVDAGASATAMHQSTNSPLGALASAFPNYSRDQKEYVVGATASWEIDLAGGLRRAKAAARDEEQAAEAAQLGTRITVAADAADAYLQVRGLQARLAVAQDQVDTDARLLELVKARKRLGAADEREVAQSEALLRQARSTVPSLKVALEAQLNRLDVLMGAQPGTYAAELAENPAIIPGVPAIGTGDQPVDVLRRRPDIIAAERHLAATNEQIGVAIADYYPKISLSGALGFDSIRGGQLFSAKSFQPVGTGALQWRLFDFGKVDAEVKQARGTHAEALAQYREAALKATEDVENALMALSQTEVRSQELEQEVAALTRARDLSERAYRAGSITLTDVLDADRLLLVARDDLDATKADSARAAVRTFRALGGGWDVPQQVAQSN encoded by the coding sequence ATGAATCGCTTTCTAACCAGAACATCGAAGGCAGTTGTAAGCAGCATGATCGTGGCCGCCGCGCTGGCCGGCTGTGCTGTCGGGCCCGACTACGTTGCACCGAAGACAGAACTTGCGCCGTTTCACAACACAGAGGCAGTTGCCAACCGGCAGACGACGCTGGCCGCCCCTCGTCTGGACAGCTGGTGGACCGGATTCAACGATCCCATGCTCGAAAAGGTTGTTCAGCGCGCCTTGGACCAGAATCTCAGCCTTCAGGCGGCGATCGCCCGCGTCGCGCAGGCGCGAGCGGCGGCACAGGCGGCCGGCGCCCAGCTGCTTCCCACGGTTGATGCTGGCGCCTCTGCGACAGCGATGCATCAGAGCACGAACAGTCCACTGGGTGCGTTGGCCAGTGCATTCCCGAACTACAGTCGTGACCAGAAGGAGTATGTCGTCGGCGCAACCGCGAGCTGGGAGATCGACCTCGCGGGAGGACTGAGACGTGCCAAGGCTGCCGCGCGCGACGAGGAGCAGGCGGCCGAGGCTGCTCAGTTGGGTACGCGTATCACAGTCGCTGCCGACGCGGCAGATGCCTACCTTCAGGTGCGCGGTCTGCAGGCACGACTCGCCGTTGCACAGGATCAGGTCGACACGGATGCGCGGCTTCTTGAACTGGTCAAGGCGCGCAAGCGCTTGGGAGCAGCCGATGAGCGCGAGGTCGCGCAGTCTGAAGCGTTACTGCGTCAGGCACGCTCCACAGTTCCTTCGCTCAAGGTCGCCCTGGAAGCTCAACTGAACCGGCTCGATGTATTGATGGGTGCACAGCCTGGCACGTATGCGGCCGAGCTGGCCGAAAATCCAGCGATCATCCCAGGGGTGCCTGCAATCGGTACGGGCGACCAGCCGGTCGACGTCCTGCGCCGGAGGCCCGACATCATCGCGGCAGAACGCCATCTCGCTGCAACCAATGAACAGATCGGCGTGGCCATCGCGGATTACTATCCGAAGATCTCGCTGTCCGGTGCATTGGGATTTGACAGCATACGGGGCGGTCAGCTGTTCAGTGCAAAGTCCTTCCAGCCCGTCGGTACAGGAGCGCTCCAGTGGCGACTGTTTGACTTTGGCAAGGTTGACGCTGAAGTCAAGCAGGCTCGCGGAACACATGCAGAGGCGCTGGCCCAGTACAGGGAAGCGGCATTGAAAGCGACGGAAGACGTCGAGAATGCGCTCATGGCCCTTTCGCAAACTGAGGTTCGCTCACAAGAGCTCGAACAGGAAGTCGCAGCCCTCACTCGGGCCCGTGATCTGTCCGAGCGCGCGTATCGGGCAGGCTCCATCACGCTTACGGACGTTCTCGACGCTGACCGGTTACTGCTCGTTGCACGAGACGACCTCGACGCGACGAAAGCCGATTCCGCGCGAGCTGCGGTTCGTACGTTCCGTGCGTTGGGTGGCGGCTGGGACGTGCCCCAGCAGGTAGCGCAATCCAACTGA
- a CDS encoding TetR/AcrR family transcriptional regulator has translation MKKSRVETAETRRKIVEVATRAFRTNGIHATGVAEIMSAAGMTHGGFYRHFASKDQLVAEACAAGMEAIVESAEAAAEGGEEAFLKHIQTFLSDETRDDCLAGCPLVAMGSELARADLETRRAASQGFRELIDVIARQGGASDTASATGDAMFTLSAIIGAVTMSRIVDDPELSDLILDETRKRLTALGVEPRETSLG, from the coding sequence ATGAAGAAGTCGAGAGTTGAGACGGCCGAAACTCGGAGGAAGATCGTGGAAGTCGCCACACGAGCGTTTCGCACCAACGGGATCCACGCAACCGGCGTGGCGGAAATCATGTCGGCGGCGGGGATGACGCATGGCGGGTTCTATCGACACTTCGCCTCCAAAGACCAACTCGTTGCTGAAGCCTGTGCCGCCGGCATGGAGGCGATTGTGGAATCGGCCGAAGCCGCTGCGGAAGGAGGCGAGGAAGCTTTCCTCAAACATATTCAGACCTTTCTTTCAGATGAGACCCGCGATGACTGCCTGGCAGGGTGTCCGCTTGTCGCGATGGGTAGCGAACTCGCCCGGGCAGACCTGGAAACTCGTCGTGCAGCTTCGCAAGGTTTTCGCGAGCTGATTGACGTCATTGCCAGGCAGGGCGGGGCATCCGATACCGCGTCGGCGACCGGCGACGCCATGTTCACGTTGTCAGCCATAATCGGTGCAGTTACGATGTCGCGGATTGTTGACGACCCAGAGCTATCAGATTTGATTCTCGACGAGACCCGGAAGCGGTTGACTGCACTGGGCGTGGAACCTCGCGAAACTTCGCTGGGTTAA
- a CDS encoding DUF3331 domain-containing protein — translation MREERSVDVWQQILDGFFSRESEAKMNSNLDQKEYVRAKRGRPRSNGAQEVTVRVWGAEVISDVERRSRATIAIDWADSTFGHYGEQLWSLGIARRKAVCALSGEPINRGDSIYRPRLIGGRIPLNSSAMILASFLDARYFSVRKSREYRSAVL, via the coding sequence ATGAGAGAGGAGCGATCAGTCGACGTCTGGCAACAAATCCTGGATGGCTTTTTTTCGCGAGAGTCTGAAGCGAAGATGAATTCCAATTTAGATCAGAAGGAGTACGTTCGAGCGAAGCGCGGACGACCTCGAAGTAATGGAGCGCAAGAAGTAACCGTACGCGTGTGGGGTGCTGAAGTGATATCTGACGTCGAGAGACGCAGCCGTGCGACTATTGCTATCGATTGGGCTGATTCAACGTTTGGTCACTATGGTGAGCAGCTATGGTCACTTGGAATTGCTCGACGCAAAGCGGTGTGTGCGCTGTCTGGAGAGCCAATCAACAGGGGGGACAGCATTTATAGGCCACGTCTTATAGGGGGGCGGATACCGCTTAACTCTTCGGCTATGATTCTCGCTTCGTTTCTGGATGCACGATACTTCTCTGTCAGAAAATCGAGAGAATATAGAAGTGCGGTTTTATAA